Proteins from one Xenopus tropicalis strain Nigerian chromosome 1, UCB_Xtro_10.0, whole genome shotgun sequence genomic window:
- the LOC116408316 gene encoding uncharacterized protein LOC116408316: MDRELKEIEGIYNEQLEELREAWIDSLAHLEDRIDDILGVVDNMQALILEVKGKEQVTPKDELTDESYETAMGSSSSSENTAEEQPKSSEGSDISEGEEQEGSKSGETSEEKRMETTEDAEEKNTVKRVSFAENLCTLYAIPQWKHKKEGKFLRFFRRIFRKKSKKGGNKENTENCDESGQRTDDMVKGSTTKRDVHFDANLSTYNDGTRQWKSTMLDHDEDLLQND, from the exons ATGGATCGGGAATTGAAAG AAATAGAAGGCATCTACAATGAGCAGCTAGAGGAGCTCCGGGAAGCCTGGATCGATTCGCTGGCTCATTTAGAG GACAGAATTGATGACATATTAGGGGTTGTAGACAATATGCAGGCCCTGATATTGGAAGTGAAGGGGAAAGAACAAGTAACACCAAAGGACGAACTCACTGATGAGAGTTACGAAACTGCTATGGGGAGCTCCTCAAGCAGtgaaaacactgcagaagagcaacCCAAAAGCAGCGAGGGCTCTGATATCAGTGAGGGAGAAGAACAGGAAGGATCTAAGAGCGGTGAGACAAGTGAGGAAAAAAGAATGGAGACCACTGAAGATGCAGAGGAGAAAAACACTGTAAAGCGAGTCAGCTTTGCAGAAAACCTCTGCACTTTATATGCGATCCCACAATGGAAGcacaaaaaagaaggcaaatttcTAAGATTCTTTAGAAGAATCTTTAGAAAGAAATCTAAGAAAGGTGGGAATaaagaaaacacagaaaactGTGATGAAAGTGGGCAACGCACAGATGACATGGTAAAAGGGTCCACAACCAAAAGAGATGTGCACTTTGATGCAAATCTCTCTACTTATAATGATGGGACCCGGCAGTGGAAGAGCACAATGCTTGACCATGACGAAGATCTGCTGCAGAATGATTAA